From a single Candidatus Cloacimonadota bacterium genomic region:
- the ispD gene encoding 2-C-methyl-D-erythritol 4-phosphate cytidylyltransferase, which yields MQNNKSKIAAIITAGGSGKRFQSGTKKQFLEIAGRPLLFYTIDKFYLHPQIDNVLVSLPPDEFERSKELTSKEFPEIEFIIGGKERQDSVYNALINCPADTDYVLIHDGVRPFISEQEISELIEKVQTQKAVIIVSGMKNTIKKVDEEKIIETIPRENLMNALTPQVFDFHLIKKYHQQAKAKNLYFTDDAAILEHFGEPVFYLEGSSKNFKITELIDFEIAKKILEQKL from the coding sequence ATGCAAAATAATAAAAGTAAAATAGCTGCAATAATTACTGCCGGAGGAAGCGGTAAGCGTTTCCAGTCCGGAACAAAAAAGCAGTTTTTGGAAATAGCCGGTCGTCCGCTTCTTTTTTATACAATTGATAAATTCTATCTTCACCCGCAAATAGATAATGTGCTGGTTTCTCTCCCTCCGGATGAATTTGAAAGATCAAAAGAGCTGACTTCAAAAGAATTCCCCGAAATCGAATTTATTATTGGTGGAAAAGAGCGGCAGGATTCGGTTTATAATGCGTTAATAAATTGTCCGGCAGATACGGATTATGTGCTCATTCATGATGGAGTTCGACCTTTTATTTCGGAGCAGGAGATCTCGGAATTGATCGAGAAAGTTCAAACACAGAAAGCAGTGATCATTGTCAGCGGGATGAAGAACACGATCAAAAAGGTGGATGAGGAAAAGATCATAGAAACGATTCCCCGAGAAAACCTGATGAATGCTCTCACTCCGCAGGTTTTTGATTTTCATCTCATTAAAAAATATCATCAGCAGGCAAAAGCAAAAAATCTTTATTTCACGGATGATGCTGCTATCCTGGAGCATTTCGGAGAACCGGTTTTTTATTTAGAAGGAAGTTCCAAAAATTTTAAAATTACGGAACTTATTGACTTTGAAATTGCGAAAAAAATTTTAGAGCAGAAATTGTGA